From Taeniopygia guttata chromosome 3, bTaeGut7.mat, whole genome shotgun sequence:
TTTAGTAGTGTCTTTTCCATCTTGGGATTACTGAAAACCAGAATAAGGGAGTGAAGACCCGGAAAAGTGTACTGAAATACTACAATGAGAACTGTCATATAATTTCCCTTCCTTGTGACATAAACCATACTTAAGACCAAACATACAAAGTTGATGCTGTACATCACTAAGAAGGAGAGAACAGATTTCATGGCTCTGATGTGGGCATCCATGCTGAGGCTGTTCATGGAGTTTGTCTGCATCTTGCGCTTGTGTCtccagagagaaaagagaaggaaaacagcagaaaagatgACTGCCATGAATGAAACAGCATATTCAAAGCCAGcgagaaaaaaagaagggaaaaaatgtttaTCCATTGTGATAATTGCTGTTCCAAAATTACCTTGTCCAGTGGAACTGCTGTTGTTGCAGTGCGGTTTGGAAGCGATGTCATAGGCAACTATGCCGTCAGCCAAAGCTAAAATCCCTGACCCAAATAAAAGCCACGGCATCATCCTGTCAATTTTTACTTTCAGACAGATGAAGAACCTGTTCCTGAAATTGGCAATTTTTATACAATAAAAAACACAAAGACAGGCAGAAAACCACAAGTTGCAATTATCAAGAAAGGTTTGAAAAAATATAACTAGTTCAAGTATGGTGGAAACATAAAGGTAATTGGGagaaataaatgaaaggaaTTTATATACCCATGTGATGCATAAATAGCAAAACCTGGagcatcccagcagcagcaagatcTTCTCATTAGAGTTCAGGGTTTTCTTTTTGATCCAGGCAATGCAAAGCACACAAATGATGAAAGCATTTATCCACATGCCAGGAAATGCCTCCAGGGAGATGATGGCCACAGTTGTGACCCCATATGAAGTGACATTGGATTGCTGGGAAGAGTGACAAGCTTCCATGCTGCgagctggggagcagagctgtgctggccaaggggctgaggcagcagagcctgagGATGGTCAGTGGCTGCTGTTGTGGAGTGTCAGGGGTGGCAAGAGGAGCTtgagagagctgctgctgctgctgctgctgctgctgctgctgctgctgctgctgctgctgctgctgctgctgctgctgctgctgggggggattttggtgctgctgctctgggcagcagggcaggtgcaGGGATGTAAATGTGCTGGGTATCCCCTTACCCGGGGCCAGTGTCACTCTTGACTATTTGAAtgttggttttggggggtgtGTTGGGTGACACCAACAGTGGAGATGTTTTTCTGTGGTGGAGAGTTCTGTGATTTTGAGGCTGATCCCTGTTTGATCAGTGTCAGGATTCAGGATCTGGGTTCTTCTATTCCTTTGTCACCTACTCTGTCCCTTTTAATTTCTGATTGCATTCATTTTTAAGTgttatttcttttgttattttttacatttatgaTGGGCAGACTATTGCCTTGAGAGAATTTTTGATTTCCTGATAGTGCTGTTCTCCGCTTAAGGCTTTGATGTGAGTTTCCTCCTCTTTTGCTAAATGAATGGAAAACACTCCGTgaggttgttggttttttttcctaatttgtttccttgctttcttctttcttcttctctccacATCCTTGTGAATACAATGTTAATTATTTCTATCACAACTGGCGTGTAGTTGAACTGTCTGTGCTGGGACTGTGCCAGACCACACCATGGCTGAATTTTGGGCTCAGGTCTGCATGGGGAATCTGGCcccttgaaaacaaaatatcagAGTCTCAAATACCAGGTTTTCAATGCATGGAATGTGTGGATTAGGTCTTTAAAGCACAGGCTCTGCTCTTAGTTCAAAGCCATCCCCTCCAGTGTCATTGGAGAAGGGGAGAGATTCACCAAGACTTTGTACCTACCACCCCCTGTGGAGACTCTGTGGTCTTGAGAAAAGGAAATACTGTAGTGATTAAGATGTTACTCTGGTTTAAAGGGCTGTTTCTCTCATTTCATGTACAGGAGTGAATCTTTTTGAAGGTGGTAATATGAAAAAAAGCATGCCTGTCACTGAGCAGGCAGTAAATTGTCCCTCTGAGCCAGAGCAGGTGAAAGAAATGAACAGTTGGATCATGTCCAGTTGATGTTGGAATAATTTAATAGTTACACGACCTGCTGTGGATTGTTAAAGTTGGTCACCTGCCAGACCCTCAACCCGGCCTCTTCTTCACTCTTGCTctgcaacaggacaagagggaaaatagaagaaggaaaagctcATGGGTTGAGGTAAGGACAGGGAGATCACCCACCAGTTACTGTCATGGAGAAAACAGACTCTaatttcaaaaaattaatttaatttattgctgtTTAAATATAGAGTAGGATGGTGAGGAACAAGCACAAAATTAGGGTAATATCCCTTCCACCCTTCTTCATCACAGTTCAAAATTCACTCTTTCATTTCCAGCTTCTCCACCTCCTCCCCAACGAGGTGCAGTTGAATAGGGGTTGCAGTCAGTCCATAAAAAGTTTTCTCTTCCACTCCTTCCTCTTCACACTCTTTTCCCTGCTAGACTGTGGACCCCAGCTGTGggctgcagtccttcaggaTCAGATGTCTCCAATATGGGTGCTCCTCAGACTGCAGTTCTCCAAGGTACAGCCACCCTACCCAGTGTTACAAGTGGTAATATTACAAAAAACAGAgacacagcagaaagaaatgtaaaCCCAAACACAAATAAAGCTGATGCTGAGTAGAGTCATTTTTTAATCAGCAAATGCCAAAGCGTTTGAGGAAGGTTTGCAGCACTCTTATTGCCCCTTTGCACCCAGCCCATCTACCAAGTCTAAATGAATGTGTTATTGACAAGAATTGAACTCTGAGAATTACTAAAATGCAATACTAGCAATAGTCTAAGTCATACTAATTCGGTTCAAAGAATTTGGATGATTTATTCTTAACTTTGGTGGTAAAGAGAGAACATCTGTATCATCTACACTGCCCAGAGGGTTGCATTAAAGATAAACTGACTTTTGTCTTATAGTGAAATATCAAGATTTTGTGTGGGCTCCACCATATGTTATAGTTTCTACCTTATGCAAAGCTTGCACTTCACACAGCATAGAATCTTTATCAGCGTCTTTTCCATCTTGGGATTGCTGAAAATCAGAATAAGGGAATGAACACTTGgaaaagcacacagaaataTTAAACTAAGAAACATTACATAATTTCCTCCATTTGTTGACTTATTTCGTGACAGGATCAAAAACATAAAGTTCATACTATATATTATAAAAAAGGAGAGAATAGATTTCATTGCTTTGATGTGGGCATCCATGCTGAGGCTGTTCATGGAGTTTTTCTGCATCTTGCATTTGTGTCtccaaagagaaaagagaaggagaagggtaGAACAGATGACTGCTGTGAAAGAAATGGCAAATCCAAAGCCATAGATTAAGtatgtctggaaaaaaatttcatccATTTCGCCACTTAGTTTTGAAGAATTTCCTTGCCCGGTGGAATTGTGGCTGTTCCTGAGCTTTCTAACAGCCAAGTCACAGGCAATGATGCTGATAACCAAGGCTGAGAGCAATGATGCCAACAAAAGCCGGGGTACAATCCTGTCTGTTTTTACTTTCAGGTAGATGAAGAACCGGTTCCTGAAATTGGCAATCTTTATACAATAAAAAACAGAAAGGCAGGCTGAAACCCACAAGTTGGAACAAgtaaaaaaactttgaaaaaatataattcctTGAAATGTGGGTTGAACATAAAGGCAATTAGgataaataaatgaaaggaaTTTATATACCCATGTGATGCATAAATAGCAAAACCTGGagcatcccagcagcagcaagatcTTCTCATTAGAGTTCAGGGTTTTCTTTTTGACCCAGGCAATGCAAAGCACACAAATGATGAAAGCATTTATCCACATGCCAgcaaacacctccagggacatgATGGCCAAAGCCATGACCCCATATGAAGTGACATTGGATTGCTGGGAAGAGTGACAAGCTTCCATGCTGCAagctggggagcagagctgtgctggccaaggggctgtggcagcagagccTGAGGCTGGTCAGTGGCTGCTGTTGTGGAGTGTCAGGGGTGGCAAGAGGAGCTtgagagagctgctgctgctgctgctgctgctgctgctgttgctgctgctgctgctgctgctctgggcagcagggcaggtgcaGGGATGTAAATGTGCTGGGTATCCCCTTACCCGGGGCCAGTGTCACTCTTGACTATTTGAAtgttggttttggggggtgtGTTGGGTGACACAAACAGCAGAGATGTTTTTCTGTGGTGGAGAGTGTTGTGATTTTGAGACTGATCCCTGTCAGAAAGACTGAGCCTGTCCCTTGCCCGCTGCCGATGTGGTGGTAGAGAATAACCCCTGAGTGCTGGCTCTGCCCTTTCCTGGCTACTGTATCTTCTAAACTGAACCCTCTCCTGAACATCTGTATCATCTACCTGgagatgataaaaaaaaattaacaaaaaaatcaacccTGGCAAAAATTAGCCCTGTCCTGGTCAGTACCAGGACAAAATGGTACAATAGCAGGATTACACCGTGACTGTGGCTTGGAATCAGCTCTGTGTGAGGGATCTGGtaccttaaaaaaaagtaaaggtgTATTTAAATCTGAATCTCTAGTGCTCGGTTTTCAGATCAAGAAAATATGGATCAGGTGCTCAAAAGACATGAGTCTGCTTTTTGTTCAAGTCCATGTCCTCTGGCACCCTCAGGAATGGGAAAGATTCTCCAGGACATTGTATCTACCAgattatggggatttttttggtgccTCTTTGCAACTCAGAATGCATTagagtgctgattttatgcCCATGGAGGGACACACAGCTGTACTGGGATCTGAGAGACACTGCACACAGGCTGCATTGATTCCATCTGAGCTTGGCTTAGGCTGAACATCTTCCCTCTGCAGAATCCTTCTTTATTATAGGAAATCCCAGAGGATTAGCCTTCGTTAGGTAACTGATTAGGCTATTGGTTGCCCAGTTTCTTCTGAGCAAATCTATTCCATCCATAACTGGACTTCAATGCCCAGAAGGCCACAATTGTTTCAGGATACAATCCTGGAAAATGAAGTGAAATCTCCTCAGGGCAGTTGTTATGAACTTGTTATGGGAATATTAATTCAACTCCAAATCCTTCTTAGCTCCAGAAGGTGGATTGGCATGTTATAAAGTGGCATtaattatttgtttgcttttttctggGCTGTTGCTGTTTAAGGAGAGTTGGGCAGTTTGGTGAGGCAGCCTGCTAGAATGTGTGGTGTTTGGAAAAAGGGATACTGCAGTGGTTGAGAAGTTGTTCTGGCCTAAATGGTTGTGCCTCTCAGTTCAGAAGCAGGAAGGAAGTTTTTTGAAGGTGAGATGAGAAATACACACCTGACACTGGGAGTGAGGTAAAACGACCCTCTGAGCCTGAGCTGGTAAAATAACTGGCCAGTTCAGGTTCTGCTCTGTTCATGCTGGTGTGAAGGAAACTTTCCTGTCCCACCACCCAGGAGGCTCTCTGACAGTCATGTCCCACCACCAGAGACTGTCACTGCGGGTACCAAAGCCCCTTCACCGTGGGCAGCTGCCCCATTCCACCCCCTACACACACCACGCTCAGAGCCACACCAGGTTTCCTCACCAGCTTGTCACTGGCTTTCCCACAGTAGAGTCTCAGGCCTCTGGATCTTTAAAGCACTTTAATCATGGCACAGCAACACAGAAGCAGCTCAGTCTGGGTGCCTCTGAGGAGGTAACCCAAACAACTGGATCCCTGGGATTTTGTGTCCTTCCTGTCCATGCACATGAGGATTGGAGTGTCTTAAGTGTCCAGTCCCCTGGCTGGTGCCACAGGTCCCTGTGCCCTTTGCTGTGCAAGGCTTGGCACCATGCTTGGGACTCCCAGTGCTTCCCCAcaacctgcagctcccactgcagctgctccctgagctgTCTGCACTGAATGTATTCCTCCACACTGGAACTATTTCACATTTGCAGGCCCTGTCATGGTGAGTTGACCTAGGGCAGCTCTCAGAGCCCCACTCAGTCACTCCTTCACTCTCACTCTGGAATAGGGCAGGGGTCACAAATAAGATGGAATTGCTCATGAGTCAAGATAAAGACAGGGGAATTACTCACCAATTGTTCTCACAGACAAAACAGACTTGGCACAGGGAAAATCAGTTTAATTTATTGCCTATTGAAAACAGAGTAGGATGATGTAGAACATGCACAAAACTAGAATATTTTATCttcacaccccccccccccccccaataaTCTCGGGGTCAATTTAACTCATTCAGAGATTCTCTACCACCTCCTCTCCTCAGgaagacagggaatgggggctgtAGTCAGCTCATAAAAAGTTGTCTACTTCAGtcttctcctgctccagcatgtcttcctcccatgggctgcagtccttcaggaCTTTCTTTTCCCAGAGGAACCACAACAGTCGCTGATGAGATGAGCAGTGTCCCATGGTGGGTCCACTGGAGTGCCTGGAACTGGCTTTTCCCAGCATTAGACATCACCAGATTGAGACCCCGCCGGCCTCCAGCTGAAACTCCTGGCCCAGGCACCCCGTACATCTGCCTGTGGGTCACTGCAAGATGAAGCTGTGGCTTCATTCCACACTGCACCTTGCCCAAAACCCACCTTCCTGGGGCTGTAACTGAGCCAGAGTGCCCTGGGAAAAGCCAATCTCATCTCCAGGTCAGGCCAGGAGAGCAGTGACACGGAGCAGGCAATCCTGTCCTTGCAGGCAGTGGGCACAGAGGAACGCAGGGCTGGAGTGGGCCGGGGGCTCAGCACCCCCTGAGCT
This genomic window contains:
- the LOC105759120 gene encoding taste receptor type 2 member 9-like, yielding MEACHSSQQSNVTSYGVTTVAIISLEAFPGMWINAFIICVLCIAWIKKKTLNSNEKILLLLGCSRFCYLCITWVYKFLSFISPNYLYVSTILELVIFFQTFLDNCNLWFSACLCVFYCIKIANFRNRFFICLKVKIDRMMPWLLFGSGILALADGIVAYDIASKPHCNNSSSTGQGNFGTAIITMDKHFFPSFFLAGFEYAVSFMAVIFSAVFLLFSLWRHKRKMQTNSMNSLSMDAHIRAMKSVLSFLVMYSINFVCLVLSMVYVTRKGNYMTVLIVVFQYTFPGLHSLILVFSNPKMEKTLLKILPLERSV
- the LOC105759123 gene encoding taste receptor type 2 member 9-like, with product MEACHSSQQSNVTSYGVMALAIMSLEVFAGMWINAFIICVLCIAWVKKKTLNSNEKILLLLGCSRFCYLCITWVYKFLSFIYPNCLYVQPTFQGIIFFQSFFTCSNLWVSACLSVFYCIKIANFRNRFFIYLKVKTDRIVPRLLLASLLSALVISIIACDLAVRKLRNSHNSTGQGNSSKLSGEMDEIFFQTYLIYGFGFAISFTAVICSTLLLLFSLWRHKCKMQKNSMNSLSMDAHIKAMKSILSFFIIYSMNFMFLILSRNKSTNGGNYVMFLSLIFLCAFPSVHSLILIFSNPKMEKTLIKILCCVKCKLCIR